A window of the Ostrea edulis chromosome 1, xbOstEdul1.1, whole genome shotgun sequence genome harbors these coding sequences:
- the LOC125654791 gene encoding solute carrier family 46 member 3-like isoform X3 — protein MPEDTNQMERKAAIAGGGSVLTLPMIRAIMSRMTSPDKQGALFGGIAGIETACGVIGSLTFNAIYAHTISFFRGTVFIVMAGIILTSLLLLVILAISSRQVPILSEANLQEDVKQKDDNVYEIALVNWKTLKK, from the exons ATGCCG GAAGACACTAACCAAATGGAAAGAAAAG CGGCGATCGCTGGCGGAGGTTCCGTTCTAACTCTTCCGATGATTCGGGCTATCATGTCGAGAATGACATCACCAGATAAGCAAG GTGCCCTTTTTGGTGGTATCGCAGGGATTGAAACAGCATGTGGTGTTATAGGAAGTCTGACTTTCAATGCAATCTACGCTCACACCATTTCATTCTTTAGAGGAACTGTATTTATTGTGATGGCAGGCATTATTCTCACATCTTTACTTCTGCTGGT GATCCTTGCCATCTCCTCACGACAAGTACCAATCTTAAGCGAAGCAAACCTACAGGAAGACGTTAAGCAAAAGGATGATAATGTTTACGAAATAGCATTAGTTAACTGGAAGactttaaagaaataa
- the LOC125654791 gene encoding solute carrier family 46 member 3-like isoform X2, protein MPEDTNQMERKGITSVQNEHAPPPRSWRHYLPGLILFLNLFGYMMSSGVSGLYVPLYLSRKLYPTRTVPVSKGSICIVNETKASPESEAIQKEAALFSIYQTLVLGIPAVISNVFLGAFSDRLGRIFLFLTPASGQFITAIAGGGSVLTLPMIRAIMSRMTSPDKQGALFGGIAGIETACGVIGSLTFNAIYAHTISFFRGTVFIVMAGIILTSLLLLVILAISSRQVPILSEANLQEDVKQKDDNVYEIALVNWKTLKK, encoded by the exons ATGCCG GAAGACACTAACCAAATGGAAAGAAAAGGTATCACGTCAGTACAGAATGAACACGCCCCTCCACCCAGATCATGGCGCCATTATTTGCCCGGATTAATTCTGTTTCTAAACTTGTTTGGGTATATGATGTCTTCCGGCGTTTCAGGTCTTTATGTGCCACTATATCTATCGAGAAAGTTGTATCCCACAAGAACAGTGCCAGTCTCGAAGGGATCTATTTGCATAGTGAACGAAACAAAAGCATCTCCGGAGAGCGAGGCTATTCAGAAAGAGGCTGCCTTGTTCAGTATTTATCAAACTTTAGTTCTAGGAATTCCTGCTGTTATCTCCAACGTGTTTCTTGGAGCATTCAGTGACCGTTTGGGGCGAATATTTCTGTTCCTGACACCAGCTTCTGGGCAATTCATAA CGGCGATCGCTGGCGGAGGTTCCGTTCTAACTCTTCCGATGATTCGGGCTATCATGTCGAGAATGACATCACCAGATAAGCAAG GTGCCCTTTTTGGTGGTATCGCAGGGATTGAAACAGCATGTGGTGTTATAGGAAGTCTGACTTTCAATGCAATCTACGCTCACACCATTTCATTCTTTAGAGGAACTGTATTTATTGTGATGGCAGGCATTATTCTCACATCTTTACTTCTGCTGGT GATCCTTGCCATCTCCTCACGACAAGTACCAATCTTAAGCGAAGCAAACCTACAGGAAGACGTTAAGCAAAAGGATGATAATGTTTACGAAATAGCATTAGTTAACTGGAAGactttaaagaaataa
- the LOC125654791 gene encoding solute carrier family 46 member 3-like isoform X1 yields MPEDTNQMERKGITSVQNEHAPPPRSWRHYLPGLILFLNLFGYMMSSGVSGLYVPLYLSRKLYPTRTVPVSKGSICIVNETKASPESEAIQKEAALFSIYQTLVLGIPAVISNVFLGAFSDRLGRIFLFLTPASGQFISKTILLFCIYYNLDINYILIGSGIEGISGGVLAIVMASFAYIADITEKNKQRSAAIAYLEIAVGVGVVVGRLSTGYFIKATDYVWPQMTACCILSLSIFIIIFVLPETMTLNTKKTITGTSYMNYIRAIFSFYISKSNKGKRWKYNLCILIFLTTSFTIVGKPSVETLYQISHPFCWDSVKVGLYGSLAGLFQNVICMGMIKVLHLCLSDEGVAILGSISGISGFVITALATTDILLYIAAIAGGGSVLTLPMIRAIMSRMTSPDKQGALFGGIAGIETACGVIGSLTFNAIYAHTISFFRGTVFIVMAGIILTSLLLLVILAISSRQVPILSEANLQEDVKQKDDNVYEIALVNWKTLKK; encoded by the exons ATGCCG GAAGACACTAACCAAATGGAAAGAAAAGGTATCACGTCAGTACAGAATGAACACGCCCCTCCACCCAGATCATGGCGCCATTATTTGCCCGGATTAATTCTGTTTCTAAACTTGTTTGGGTATATGATGTCTTCCGGCGTTTCAGGTCTTTATGTGCCACTATATCTATCGAGAAAGTTGTATCCCACAAGAACAGTGCCAGTCTCGAAGGGATCTATTTGCATAGTGAACGAAACAAAAGCATCTCCGGAGAGCGAGGCTATTCAGAAAGAGGCTGCCTTGTTCAGTATTTATCAAACTTTAGTTCTAGGAATTCCTGCTGTTATCTCCAACGTGTTTCTTGGAGCATTCAGTGACCGTTTGGGGCGAATATTTCTGTTCCTGACACCAGCTTCTGGGCAATTCATAAGTAAAACAATATTACTTTTCTGCATATATTATAATCTCGATATAAATTACATATTGATAGGCAGTGGCATTGAAGGTATATCGGGGGGTGTTCTGGCAATTGTAATGGCATCGTTTGCGTATATTGCTGACATAACCGAGAAAAACAAACAACGTTCAGCAGCCATTGCCTACCTGGAGATAGCTGTTGGTGTTGGTGTTGTGGTAGGGAGACTAAGTACAGGATATTTCATTAAAGCCACAGACTACGTTTGGCCGCAGATGACTGCCTGTTGTATACTATCATTGTcgattttcattattatttttgtattgccGGAGACGATGACACTGAATACGAAGAAGACAATCACTGGGACATCTTACATGAACTACATCAGagctatattttccttttacatCTCAAAAAGTAACAAAGGAAAACGATGGAAATATAATTTATGTATTCTGATTTTCTTAACCACCAGTTTTACCATTGTTGGAAAACCTTCAGTTGAAACTCTGTACCAAATAAGTCACCCGTTTTGCTGGGATTCTGTAAAGGTGGGATTGTACGGTTCACTAGCTGGTCTATTCCAGAACGTCATCTGCATGGGAATGATAAAAGTTCTCCATCTCTGTTTGAGCGATGAAGGGGTGGCCATTCTTGGATCTATCTCGGGAATAAGCGGCTTCGTGATTACAGCTTTAGCTACTACGGATATTTTGTTGTATATCG CGGCGATCGCTGGCGGAGGTTCCGTTCTAACTCTTCCGATGATTCGGGCTATCATGTCGAGAATGACATCACCAGATAAGCAAG GTGCCCTTTTTGGTGGTATCGCAGGGATTGAAACAGCATGTGGTGTTATAGGAAGTCTGACTTTCAATGCAATCTACGCTCACACCATTTCATTCTTTAGAGGAACTGTATTTATTGTGATGGCAGGCATTATTCTCACATCTTTACTTCTGCTGGT GATCCTTGCCATCTCCTCACGACAAGTACCAATCTTAAGCGAAGCAAACCTACAGGAAGACGTTAAGCAAAAGGATGATAATGTTTACGAAATAGCATTAGTTAACTGGAAGactttaaagaaataa